The Brevibacillus brevis genome contains a region encoding:
- a CDS encoding CDP-alcohol phosphatidyltransferase family protein yields MKDELYPSMFWDSEETRHCRVQVQKPWSREEFWSYYFTRRISIYMSLLLTRKTQISPNAITIGGIVAGLLSAAAFMYGTAASFLLGCFFCQVCYLADCVDGEVARMRNQKSKGGEWLDIGLNYALYLVSFGVIYGITNYHAMLGPWLLYLILLTIFAEILATNGSDLVFSQAKISHETVSMRKRSKWIDAFVFLFLTQTGYQLGVLVTAFLWALSGQMLFLLLWTFYHLFVGLARSMYKLKLNIKYVMPSQKEGGESDEGTAHGGRSRVTNQRAN; encoded by the coding sequence GTGAAGGATGAGCTGTATCCGTCTATGTTTTGGGATAGTGAAGAGACACGCCATTGCCGTGTGCAGGTGCAGAAGCCGTGGAGCAGGGAGGAATTTTGGTCGTACTACTTCACACGTCGCATCTCCATCTACATGAGCTTATTGCTAACCCGAAAAACACAAATATCCCCCAACGCGATTACAATCGGGGGGATTGTCGCCGGACTCCTTAGCGCAGCAGCATTTATGTACGGAACGGCGGCATCCTTTCTGCTCGGCTGCTTCTTCTGTCAGGTGTGCTACTTGGCGGATTGCGTCGACGGGGAAGTAGCCCGCATGCGCAACCAGAAGAGCAAGGGAGGAGAATGGCTGGACATCGGGCTCAACTATGCACTCTACCTGGTGTCATTCGGTGTGATATACGGCATCACGAATTATCACGCGATGTTGGGTCCGTGGCTGCTCTATTTGATCCTGCTCACGATTTTTGCAGAGATTTTGGCGACCAATGGCTCCGATCTCGTATTTAGCCAGGCGAAAATCTCTCACGAAACAGTTTCCATGAGAAAGCGCAGCAAATGGATCGATGCTTTTGTCTTCCTTTTTCTTACCCAAACAGGCTATCAGTTGGGCGTGCTGGTTACCGCATTTCTGTGGGCACTCAGCGGTCAGATGCTATTTTTGCTCCTATGGACCTTCTACCACCTGTTCGTCGGGCTGGCCAGATCGATGTACAAGCTGAAGCTGAACATCAAATACGTCATGCCATCTCAGAAAGAAGGAGGGGAGTCGGATGAAGGCACTGCTCATGGCGGCAGGTCTCGGGTCACGAATCAACGAGCAAATTGA
- a CDS encoding O-antigen ligase family protein, with protein sequence MMVKEKLSPDKVLLLLYVVLKPFYFFPSGNPQIADFIMLILIAYSFLFRLGRVNRRLGLFLFLTFLFLYDIMMVNGIWTIALGGEMDVFSSTKWYLYNGAVMLALVILFRRSPQEYVKWVFLATSASLLVQAFILVSGLSPDSDEFRQSLFFNNPNQLGYFGLLCMGICLLCARFVSVKTIPLFIAIGTAFSIIAASLSKAAIISAAGMYLAFLLLSIKERTGLFWMNLLCVLVSSFTVFFIYLYTNENVLSDASIYTQIEERMVSLGEDSDDNLAARGYDRIANHPEYILFGAGEGMYERFNSSISLELHSTLANLFFSYGVMGTVLFILVMYGAVRGHRLVAWYPLVFQILYGLTHNGIRETFFWIMLALYFVTAEINTRQIKNGGDLLEKNLASMRN encoded by the coding sequence ATGATGGTCAAGGAGAAGCTCTCACCGGACAAGGTCCTTCTTTTGCTATATGTGGTACTTAAGCCCTTCTACTTCTTCCCTAGTGGCAATCCGCAAATCGCCGATTTTATTATGCTCATCCTGATCGCCTACAGCTTCTTGTTTCGCCTGGGTCGGGTCAACCGCAGACTCGGACTTTTTCTCTTCCTTACCTTTCTGTTTTTGTACGACATTATGATGGTGAATGGCATATGGACGATTGCACTCGGCGGGGAAATGGATGTATTCAGCTCAACCAAGTGGTATTTGTACAACGGAGCCGTAATGCTTGCCCTGGTTATTTTGTTCAGGCGCAGCCCTCAAGAGTACGTCAAATGGGTCTTCCTGGCTACGTCCGCTTCCTTGCTCGTTCAGGCATTCATTCTCGTGTCAGGACTGTCACCGGATAGTGATGAGTTCAGGCAATCCTTGTTCTTCAACAATCCAAACCAGCTCGGCTATTTTGGGCTTTTGTGCATGGGGATATGCCTGCTGTGTGCTCGCTTCGTATCTGTGAAGACCATCCCCCTCTTTATTGCGATCGGCACGGCGTTTAGCATTATTGCAGCGTCCTTGTCGAAAGCAGCGATCATTAGTGCCGCAGGGATGTACCTCGCTTTTTTGCTCCTCTCCATCAAAGAACGAACGGGCCTGTTTTGGATGAATCTGCTTTGTGTGCTCGTCTCGTCCTTCACTGTCTTCTTCATCTATTTGTACACCAACGAAAACGTACTGAGCGACGCATCTATTTACACACAAATCGAAGAACGGATGGTATCACTCGGGGAAGATTCGGATGACAATTTGGCAGCGCGGGGCTATGACCGGATTGCCAACCATCCGGAGTACATTTTGTTTGGAGCAGGGGAAGGGATGTACGAGCGATTTAACAGCAGCATTTCATTGGAACTCCATTCTACCTTAGCCAATCTGTTCTTCTCCTACGGTGTAATGGGCACGGTGCTGTTCATTCTCGTGATGTATGGGGCGGTCCGTGGGCATCGATTGGTTGCTTGGTATCCACTTGTCTTCCAAATTTTGTACGGACTCACTCATAACGGAATTCGCGAAACGTTTTTCTGGATCATGCTCGCGCTGTATTTCGTGACAGCCGAAATCAATACGCGTCAGATCAAAAATGGCGGTGATCTGCTTGAAAAAAATCTTGCAAGTATGCGCAATTGA
- a CDS encoding polysaccharide deacetylase family protein encodes MDKTGAFVISLDFELYWGVRDKRTIQSYEQNLLGVRQVIPALLELFAKYEMHVTWATVGFLFCETRKELAGVIPRHLPAYSDGKLSPYPYLDTDAIGEHEQVDPYHFAPSLIKLISSYPHQFIGSHTLSHYYCLEPGQTPEAFAADLDSFQKVTRKKGYAPSSIVFPRNQVQPAYLSLCKKRGFRSYRGNERSWMYHTKGTAEETLFKRAMRLMDAYVNLSGHNNYESLKRSPEGLVDVPSSRFLRPYHPRLERLEKWRMKRIKCDLTHTAKHNRLYHLWWHPENFGDHIEENLSFLEEILQHYSMLRKRYGMQSLSMEEAAAKWSQQEVRHEVLV; translated from the coding sequence TTGGACAAGACGGGAGCATTCGTCATTTCCCTAGATTTTGAACTTTACTGGGGCGTCCGAGACAAGAGAACCATTCAGTCCTATGAGCAAAATTTGTTAGGCGTTCGTCAAGTGATCCCCGCACTTTTGGAGCTGTTTGCCAAGTATGAAATGCATGTCACCTGGGCTACTGTCGGTTTTTTGTTTTGCGAGACGCGCAAGGAGCTGGCAGGCGTTATCCCACGGCATCTCCCGGCGTATTCCGATGGGAAGCTGTCACCCTACCCTTATTTAGACACAGATGCGATCGGAGAGCATGAGCAGGTCGACCCGTATCACTTCGCTCCTTCCTTGATCAAGCTGATTTCCTCTTACCCGCATCAATTCATCGGAAGCCACACCCTTTCCCACTACTATTGTCTAGAGCCGGGGCAGACTCCCGAAGCTTTTGCTGCTGACCTAGATTCTTTTCAAAAAGTGACCCGCAAAAAAGGATACGCACCTTCCAGCATCGTTTTTCCGCGAAATCAGGTGCAGCCAGCCTATTTATCGTTGTGCAAAAAAAGGGGGTTTCGCTCCTATCGCGGCAACGAGCGGTCTTGGATGTATCACACAAAAGGTACTGCTGAAGAGACATTGTTCAAACGAGCCATGCGACTGATGGATGCGTATGTGAATCTCTCCGGCCATAACAACTATGAATCATTGAAGCGCAGTCCAGAGGGATTGGTCGATGTTCCATCCAGCCGGTTTTTACGCCCATATCATCCGCGGCTTGAGAGGTTGGAAAAATGGCGCATGAAGAGAATCAAATGCGACCTGACTCATACGGCAAAGCACAATCGCTTGTACCATCTGTGGTGGCATCCGGAGAATTTTGGGGATCACATCGAAGAGAATCTGTCCTTTTTGGAGGAAATACTCCAGCATTACTCCATGTTGCGCAAGAGGTACGGCATGCAAAGCCTCAGCATGGAGGAAGCGGCAGCGAAGTGGAGTCAACAGGAGGTGCGGCATGAAGTCCTTGTTTGA
- a CDS encoding LCP family glycopolymer transferase codes for MSVGKWKEKVATIKWKRLLAWGGLICLISLSGYGVYVYLSLKETASKMYLPVRTQKSIEMPVATEPASVRQSTTMNSQGAATPPAAEVENSAILPKEPITLLLLGVDERENDKGRSDVILVLSVNPKTKSALLISIPRDTRTAMAHKGTQDKINHAYAFGGVQQAVDTVEQFLQFPIDYVVTANMEGFAGVIDALGGVEVNNKLAFTYADYTFPVGPIQLDGKQALVYARMRYEDPRGDLGRNERQQEIIKALLDKGVTLASPTRLNDVLATMEKYVKTNMTFDVMKELALSYSTAVTSVETIRLEGKGQMINGIYYYIVSPQERERLTESLATFQKQIEPPVQLPKEGSDSMAGQRGKQDE; via the coding sequence ATGAGCGTCGGCAAATGGAAGGAAAAGGTTGCCACGATAAAGTGGAAGAGGCTGCTTGCCTGGGGAGGATTGATTTGTCTCATCAGCTTGAGTGGTTATGGTGTGTACGTCTATCTGTCGTTAAAAGAAACGGCCAGCAAAATGTACCTCCCTGTCCGCACGCAGAAATCTATCGAGATGCCTGTAGCGACTGAACCAGCATCAGTGAGGCAATCAACGACCATGAATTCCCAAGGAGCAGCTACACCGCCTGCGGCTGAAGTGGAGAACTCCGCTATTTTGCCCAAAGAACCGATCACCCTGCTGCTTCTTGGCGTTGATGAACGAGAAAATGACAAGGGGCGCTCGGATGTCATCCTCGTACTCTCCGTCAACCCGAAAACGAAATCAGCGTTGCTCATCAGCATACCGCGTGATACGCGAACAGCTATGGCTCACAAAGGTACTCAGGATAAGATCAATCACGCATACGCATTCGGCGGAGTGCAGCAGGCAGTAGACACCGTCGAACAGTTCCTCCAATTTCCTATTGATTACGTAGTGACCGCGAATATGGAAGGATTCGCAGGTGTGATCGATGCGCTGGGAGGAGTGGAAGTCAACAACAAGCTGGCCTTTACTTATGCGGATTACACCTTTCCAGTCGGTCCCATCCAGTTAGACGGGAAGCAAGCCTTGGTCTACGCTCGCATGCGCTACGAAGATCCGAGAGGCGACCTCGGACGTAACGAAAGACAGCAGGAAATCATCAAGGCATTGCTGGATAAAGGGGTGACCCTTGCGTCGCCTACCCGATTGAACGACGTCCTAGCGACGATGGAGAAATACGTGAAAACAAACATGACCTTTGATGTGATGAAAGAGCTTGCCCTAAGCTACAGCACGGCAGTTACCTCCGTCGAGACGATTCGTTTGGAAGGAAAGGGTCAAATGATCAATGGAATCTACTACTATATCGTCAGCCCGCAAGAGCGTGAGAGGTTGACCGAGAGTCTTGCAACTTTTCAAAAACAAATCGAACCTCCCGTACAACTGCCGAAAGAAGGAAGTGACAGCATGGCGGGGCAAAGGGGGAAGCAGGATGAATGA
- a CDS encoding YveK family protein, whose amino-acid sequence MNEELNLREILLMLLKRWKLILLITSLCTIGTALVSFYLLTPIYQAKTEILVNRSLDSTVESMLSVAEIDSNLKLIETYRVIIESPRVMERVLDVLGAGTTMEDLLLQTKVEPVKDSQVISITVEDPDQGRAVLIANTIATTFQEEVVKMLSMNNVHILAEARNNPAAIPVSPKPILNSVIAFVLGLATSVVVVFLLVQMDTRLQSEKEVEEYLGLPVLATIAVIDKKTRKAFRQPKVEEVRNEYEKAEA is encoded by the coding sequence ATGAATGAGGAGCTTAATCTTCGTGAAATACTCCTGATGTTGTTGAAGCGATGGAAGCTGATCCTTTTGATTACCTCTTTGTGCACCATCGGAACAGCGCTCGTGAGCTTCTATTTACTGACACCGATTTATCAGGCAAAGACGGAAATATTAGTGAATCGCTCGCTGGATTCAACCGTAGAGAGCATGCTATCCGTCGCAGAAATTGATTCCAATCTGAAATTGATTGAGACCTATCGCGTCATTATTGAAAGTCCGCGGGTGATGGAACGCGTGCTCGATGTGCTCGGGGCTGGAACCACCATGGAGGATCTACTGCTTCAGACGAAGGTGGAGCCAGTCAAGGACTCGCAGGTCATTTCCATTACGGTGGAAGATCCGGATCAGGGCAGAGCAGTGCTCATCGCCAATACAATCGCGACGACCTTTCAGGAAGAAGTCGTCAAAATGCTCAGCATGAACAACGTGCATATTTTGGCGGAAGCGCGAAACAATCCGGCGGCAATCCCAGTGAGCCCAAAACCGATTCTCAATTCGGTGATCGCCTTTGTCCTCGGGTTGGCAACCTCTGTGGTCGTCGTCTTCTTGCTTGTGCAGATGGATACCCGACTTCAATCGGAAAAAGAAGTGGAGGAGTATTTAGGCTTACCTGTACTGGCAACCATTGCGGTGATCGACAAAAAAACGCGGAAGGCATTTCGCCAGCCAAAGGTGGAGGAAGTGAGGAATGAGTATGAGAAGGCAGAAGCCTGA
- a CDS encoding glycosyltransferase family 4 protein codes for MICLKKILQVCAIDRSVESLLFPLIEKLMGEGYEVHTACSDTGRFDVLTAKGLTLRSIPIKRKIDPISNLVTIGALYRLMKREKYEIVHVHTPIAAVLGRVAARLAGVPHVIYTAHGYFFHEGMSKRTYQMYYTLEKWFARHMTDYLLLQSREDYELSVKDGFSSQAERIMHIGNGVDLTERFHPRLVTREQVQSIKASLGLRDDHVVMTYVGRMVSEKGIFELLEAFRKLAGEFPRLRLLLVGDVSSSERDQRGQDFVELCRQHPQIILAGFRTDIPELMATSDIFVLPSHREGLPRSIIEAMAMAKPIVATNIRGCREEVRDGVNGFLVEPKQVCPLYAALKKLVVDSRLREAFGQNSRSIALEHFDERKVLAKQAALFAKLTGQVREEREQEKGGSGEDWTRREHSSFP; via the coding sequence GTGATCTGCTTGAAAAAAATCTTGCAAGTATGCGCAATTGACCGCTCTGTAGAAAGCTTGCTGTTTCCCTTGATTGAAAAGCTGATGGGTGAAGGCTACGAGGTGCATACCGCGTGTTCGGATACGGGGCGCTTTGATGTACTGACTGCAAAGGGATTAACGCTCAGAAGTATCCCCATTAAGCGAAAGATCGACCCGATTTCCAATTTGGTCACAATTGGGGCATTGTATCGGCTGATGAAAAGGGAGAAGTATGAAATCGTGCATGTCCATACACCGATTGCGGCTGTTCTCGGACGCGTAGCAGCAAGGTTGGCAGGAGTGCCGCATGTCATTTACACAGCGCATGGCTATTTCTTTCATGAAGGAATGAGCAAAAGGACCTATCAGATGTACTACACGCTGGAAAAATGGTTTGCCCGGCATATGACTGATTATCTTTTACTTCAGAGTCGAGAGGATTACGAGTTGAGCGTGAAGGATGGCTTCTCCTCTCAGGCGGAGCGGATTATGCACATTGGCAACGGCGTTGATCTCACAGAGCGCTTTCACCCGCGACTCGTAACGAGAGAACAGGTCCAGTCTATCAAGGCCTCACTGGGGCTGCGTGATGATCATGTGGTGATGACCTATGTAGGACGCATGGTTTCGGAGAAAGGAATTTTTGAGCTGTTGGAAGCCTTTCGCAAGCTGGCGGGTGAATTTCCGCGTCTGCGCCTCTTATTGGTGGGGGACGTGTCTTCCAGTGAACGCGATCAACGAGGTCAAGACTTCGTGGAGCTTTGCCGACAGCATCCGCAAATCATTTTGGCCGGATTCCGCACAGACATCCCAGAGCTGATGGCCACAAGCGATATATTTGTTCTTCCCTCTCATCGCGAAGGGCTGCCTCGTTCTATCATTGAGGCGATGGCGATGGCGAAACCGATCGTCGCCACAAATATCCGTGGATGTCGGGAAGAAGTCAGGGACGGTGTCAACGGATTTTTAGTAGAACCAAAACAAGTATGTCCCTTGTATGCAGCCTTAAAAAAGCTCGTAGTCGATTCCAGACTCAGAGAAGCATTCGGGCAGAATAGCCGCAGCATCGCGCTTGAACACTTCGATGAGCGAAAGGTCCTTGCGAAGCAGGCGGCGTTATTTGCCAAACTGACTGGTCAGGTGCGAGAAGAAAGAGAGCAAGAGAAAGGAGGCAGCGGAGAAGATTGGACAAGACGGGAGCATTCGTCATTTCCCTAG
- a CDS encoding phosphocholine cytidylyltransferase family protein → MKALLMAAGLGSRINEQIDGIPKCTVDIGNHALIENTIAELKRHGIDEIALVVGYQANVITELLRDESIRFYHNPFYDRTNSMVSLWFARAFLQGSDCLLLNADVYFESKVLEVVLQETACPVMFADPVRRYEGDYKFGYENGLLLRHGKELSLEETTGEYVGIAKLQESFLPIFLRRLQRLIQEKQYDLWWENVLYSFLGERNVYVAQIPPGLFWAEVDTWEDYRRILQFTNHLAHR, encoded by the coding sequence ATGAAGGCACTGCTCATGGCGGCAGGTCTCGGGTCACGAATCAACGAGCAAATTGACGGCATTCCCAAGTGTACAGTGGATATCGGGAACCATGCGCTCATTGAAAATACGATAGCGGAACTGAAGCGCCACGGAATTGATGAGATCGCGTTGGTGGTGGGCTATCAAGCCAACGTGATTACCGAGTTGCTCAGAGATGAATCGATTCGTTTTTATCACAATCCTTTTTATGATCGGACGAATAGTATGGTGTCCCTCTGGTTCGCCCGCGCGTTTTTGCAAGGAAGCGACTGCTTGCTGTTGAACGCCGACGTTTACTTTGAATCAAAGGTACTGGAAGTCGTTTTGCAAGAGACTGCATGTCCCGTCATGTTTGCAGATCCAGTTCGTCGCTATGAGGGAGATTATAAATTTGGCTATGAAAACGGACTGTTGCTCCGCCATGGAAAGGAGCTTTCATTGGAAGAGACAACTGGCGAATACGTTGGAATTGCCAAACTTCAAGAGAGCTTTCTGCCGATATTTTTGCGTCGATTGCAAAGGTTAATTCAGGAGAAGCAGTATGATTTGTGGTGGGAAAACGTCCTCTATTCTTTTTTGGGCGAAAGGAATGTGTATGTCGCACAAATACCACCGGGATTGTTTTGGGCAGAGGTTGATACGTGGGAGGATTATCGGCGAATCCTGCAATTCACCAACCATCTGGCGCACAGGTAA
- a CDS encoding sugar transferase encodes MKSLFDRCVSFLTLVILSPLILLVSLLIRWKLGSPILFVQERPGLHGKPFFIYKFRTMTDERDESGELLSDEQRLGSFGTLLRKYSLDELPQLWNVLRGEMSLVGPRPLLMEYLPLYTPRQLKRHDVKPGITGWAQVNGRNAIDWEQKFELDVWYVENGSFFLDMRIIGLTIKRVFQSTGVNQQGSVTVEDFRGSGNTERAGREAGEPDRTVGTG; translated from the coding sequence ATGAAGTCCTTGTTTGATCGTTGCGTTTCCTTCCTGACGCTCGTCATTCTGTCCCCACTGATTTTGCTAGTGAGTCTGCTCATTCGCTGGAAGCTGGGGTCTCCGATTTTGTTTGTACAAGAGCGACCAGGTCTGCACGGAAAACCATTTTTCATCTATAAATTTCGTACGATGACCGATGAACGTGACGAGAGTGGAGAGCTTCTTTCTGACGAGCAGCGGCTAGGATCATTCGGAACGCTTTTGCGCAAGTATAGCTTGGATGAACTGCCGCAATTATGGAATGTGCTTCGTGGTGAAATGAGCCTCGTAGGGCCGAGACCACTGCTGATGGAGTACCTGCCCTTATACACGCCACGGCAGTTGAAGCGACACGACGTGAAGCCGGGGATTACAGGTTGGGCGCAGGTCAATGGGAGAAATGCGATTGACTGGGAGCAAAAGTTCGAGCTGGACGTCTGGTATGTAGAAAATGGCAGCTTTTTTCTGGATATGCGGATTATCGGTCTGACAATCAAGCGCGTTTTTCAATCGACAGGCGTAAATCAGCAGGGCAGCGTCACGGTAGAAGACTTCAGAGGGAGTGGAAACACAGAGCGCGCTGGGAGGGAAGCAGGTGAGCCTGATCGTACTGTCGGAACAGGATGA
- a CDS encoding CpsD/CapB family tyrosine-protein kinase: protein MSMRRQKPDDRYQKLIAHWEPLSPLVEGYRTLRLNIQFSMGDKLMQTILVTSPGASEGKTITAANLSLMMAKDHKKTVLLDFDLRNPRVHFTFDMPNLYGISSYFSDMCQITDIIQPSGVSELSIITAGPIQHNPAEMLGTPRLLELMAYLRHNFDFVIVDSPPLIVSDAMVLAREMDGCVMVVDASKTKRDSAVKAVEQLKAAGANLLGVVLNNKKVGKREGYYGYGYNA, encoded by the coding sequence ATGAGTATGAGAAGGCAGAAGCCTGATGATCGTTATCAAAAGCTGATCGCCCATTGGGAGCCGCTGTCACCGCTGGTCGAGGGCTACCGTACCCTTCGCTTAAACATTCAGTTTTCCATGGGCGACAAGCTGATGCAAACGATTTTAGTCACCAGTCCAGGGGCTTCTGAGGGAAAAACGATCACCGCTGCCAACCTGTCCTTGATGATGGCAAAGGATCATAAAAAAACGGTGCTGCTTGATTTTGACTTGCGCAATCCGCGGGTGCATTTCACCTTTGATATGCCGAATCTGTACGGGATCAGTTCTTACTTTTCCGATATGTGCCAGATTACCGATATTATTCAACCATCTGGCGTATCAGAACTGTCGATCATTACGGCAGGGCCGATCCAACATAATCCAGCGGAAATGCTCGGGACGCCACGGCTTTTGGAATTGATGGCATACCTGCGCCACAACTTTGATTTTGTGATTGTCGACAGCCCGCCATTAATCGTAAGCGACGCCATGGTGCTGGCAAGGGAAATGGACGGCTGTGTCATGGTGGTGGATGCAAGCAAGACGAAGCGGGATTCTGCTGTCAAAGCAGTAGAGCAGTTAAAAGCGGCAGGAGCCAATCTGCTCGGTGTTGTTCTCAACAACAAAAAGGTAGGGAAGAGAGAAGGCTACTACGGATATGGGTACAACGCATAG
- a CDS encoding flippase, with protein MHALKLAWQRQWSRLNKDRDVHEVIRGSAFTFLFRLLGFVLLYLLQFYIAREYGAKSLGIYSLTITLMNIGMVLAVLGTDTAMIRFLSEFRAKGSLYQISEVFNKVVLWTTLISIVLGVLLHVFSEQVSAYVFAGELPAEALRVVAWMLPFVSLARLYASAFRALHRVVISITVDIVGMRFLHLAFLISVIPFFEPSTMLLIQLLAAAVILNAVYGMGQWYATSRGFRNGVQPATGEPVVGMKEIIAVALPMYLSASMELIMTWTDMIMLGIFTDAKTVGVYSVVIRLAMVTGFALISINTILSPKFSELYARKDMDGLKKMIAFANRLIFFTSAPLNLLVAIFAVPLLTFFGEEFASESLVLVILCMGQFVNFCTGSVIPLLTMTGHQKTARNILVCSAALNIIGNACLIPLYGIIGAAIATSFSLICRDLCASYWASKYFGFRTWYIPFLSEKYSVSISKTRS; from the coding sequence ATGCATGCCCTCAAATTAGCTTGGCAACGACAATGGAGCCGTCTCAATAAAGATCGCGATGTTCACGAAGTGATTCGCGGCTCGGCCTTTACGTTTTTGTTTCGGCTCCTTGGCTTCGTGCTGCTCTATCTCTTGCAGTTCTATATTGCCAGAGAGTATGGAGCCAAGAGCCTGGGCATCTATTCGCTTACGATCACCCTGATGAACATCGGAATGGTGCTGGCCGTATTGGGGACGGATACAGCCATGATCCGCTTTCTCTCGGAGTTTCGCGCGAAAGGCTCGCTTTATCAAATTTCCGAAGTATTCAACAAGGTAGTGCTGTGGACGACGCTGATTTCGATTGTGCTCGGGGTACTTTTGCATGTGTTTTCGGAGCAGGTGTCCGCCTACGTATTTGCAGGGGAGCTGCCCGCAGAGGCATTGCGAGTCGTCGCGTGGATGCTTCCGTTTGTGTCACTCGCCAGACTGTATGCATCTGCGTTTCGGGCACTTCATCGAGTTGTCATCTCGATCACTGTCGATATCGTCGGTATGCGTTTTCTTCACTTGGCGTTTCTTATCAGCGTGATACCTTTTTTCGAACCTAGCACGATGCTCTTGATTCAATTGCTCGCGGCTGCTGTTATCTTGAATGCCGTCTATGGGATGGGGCAGTGGTATGCGACCAGCCGAGGATTCCGTAACGGGGTACAGCCGGCTACGGGAGAGCCTGTCGTTGGGATGAAGGAAATTATTGCAGTCGCACTGCCCATGTATCTCAGTGCGTCGATGGAATTGATTATGACATGGACAGATATGATCATGCTGGGCATTTTTACGGATGCAAAAACCGTCGGTGTATACAGTGTGGTCATTCGTCTGGCAATGGTGACGGGCTTTGCGCTGATTTCCATCAATACGATTCTCTCTCCCAAGTTCTCTGAGCTGTACGCACGTAAGGATATGGACGGCTTGAAAAAGATGATTGCGTTCGCTAATCGGCTCATCTTCTTCACCTCTGCTCCTCTTAATCTGCTAGTAGCGATATTTGCCGTTCCGTTGCTCACTTTTTTTGGCGAAGAGTTTGCGAGTGAGAGCCTCGTCCTTGTGATTCTGTGCATGGGACAGTTTGTCAATTTTTGCACAGGCAGCGTCATCCCCTTATTGACGATGACCGGGCATCAAAAGACGGCCCGCAATATACTTGTCTGTTCAGCTGCACTAAACATAATCGGAAACGCTTGTCTCATTCCGCTGTATGGAATTATCGGGGCCGCCATTGCTACTTCGTTCAGCCTGATCTGTCGAGATCTTTGTGCTTCGTATTGGGCATCCAAATATTTTGGCTTTCGCACGTGGTACATCCCGTTTTTATCCGAAAAATATTCCGTCTCGATTTCGAAGACGAGGTCATGA